From a single Metopolophium dirhodum isolate CAU chromosome 6, ASM1992520v1, whole genome shotgun sequence genomic region:
- the LOC132946266 gene encoding neurexin-4 isoform X3, translating to MLYSMLFRGNINGDDSARNIFEVPIIAQWIRINPTRWRDRISLRLELYGCPYSSDSLYFNGTSLVRWNLRDSPVSAHRESIRFRFKTNVADGVLLYGIGSQGDYLALQLKDNRLLLNINLGSQFMTSLSVGSLLDDNIWHEVIIMRNRLDVVFSVDRVTIQGRIKGEFERLDLNREIYIGGVPHSNEGLLINTNFTGCIENLYMNSTNMIYLVKESYNSGDSWLMQKYQKINTLYTCLESPIVPVTFLSRSSYARIRSYEGMKKINISLSFRTYEERGLLAHHKFLINGYVKLYLENEHIKVELMTKDNTRVILDNYEESFNDGKWHSVILILKENFLELNVDNRPMQTIRKLDFLTGQNNFIAGGIYGTIGFIGCMRLITIDGNYMLPTDWKLGESYCCDKEVLFDACQMSDRCNPSPCKHSGTCKQNSDEFFCDCGNTGYSGAVCQTPLNPLSCLAFKNVNPVGQNSDIKIDVDGSGPLKPFPVTCQYYADGRIVTTIRHQSESGSTVDGFQEPGSFKQEFNYDADLFQIEALINRSHSCWQPLSYTCKQSRLFNSPANGLDFRPFGWWVSRHNQKMDYWGGSIPGSYKCQCGIIGNCKDPTKWCNCDSGLDSWQSDSGDIREKEHLPIKQVRFGDTGTPLDDKEGRFKVGPLMCEGDELFNNVVTFRKLDSQIRLPTFDFGQNGDIYFEFKTTIENAIIFESHGPKDYIKLSLISGHSLQFSYQAGSGPLNVRVETSDKLNDDRWHSVVLERNRKESRIIVNGAIKQSVREPPGPVRAIHLTSELVIGASSDEQNGFIGCLRAFMLNGQLVDLKSYAEKGLYGISPGCIGKCDSSPCLNNGTCFEKYDGYTCDCRWTAFKGPICADEIGVSLKANSMIRYDFEGIWRSTISENIRVGFTTTNPKGFLLGLFSNISKEYMTIMVSNSGHLRVVFDFGFERQELIFPDQHFGLGQYHDLRIRRKNSGSTLIMEVDGSDPKEFHFDIKESTDAQFNNIQYMYIGRNTSMTEGFVGCVSRVEFDDIYPLKLLFQQDGPPNVSGMNTTIKEDFCGVEPVTHPPPLIETRPPPILDENKVKAAYNETNSALIGGIFSIILIVILILAFLVGRYVARHKGDYITQEDRGADIALDPDDAVIHSTTGHQVQKKREWFI from the exons ttATTTAGAGGTAATATCAATGGAGATGATTCTGccagaaatatatttgaagTTCCTATCATAGCACAATGGATTAGAATTAATCCTACTAGATGGAGAGACAGAATTTCATTGAGATTGGAACTTTATGGATGCCCATATT CATCGGATAGCCTTTATTTCAACGGAACTTCATTGGTACGTTGGAACTTGAGAGATTCTCCTGTTTCTGCCCATAGAGAATCAATTAGATTtagatttaaaacaaatgtgGCTGACGGAGTTTTATTATACGGAATTGGATCACAAGGAGATTATTTAGCTTTACAGCTCAAAGATAATCGgctactattaaatataaatttag gatctCAATTTATGACTAGTCTGTCGGTTGGTAGTTTACTAGATGATAACATTTGGCATGAAGTCATAATAATGAGAAATAGACTTGATGTTGTGTTTTCTGTTGATCGTGTTACAATTCAAGGTCGAATCAAAGGAGAATTTGAAAGACTAGATCTTAATCGTGAA atatatataggCGGTGTTCCACATTCAAATGAAGGTCTGTTAATCAATACAAATTTTACTGGATGTATTGAAAACTTATATATGAATTCAacgaatatgatatatttagtTAAAGAGTCGTACAACTCTGGAGACTCTTGGTTAATGCAAAAATATCAAaagataaatacattatatacttgtttg gaatCTCCTATTGTTCCCGttacatttttatcaagatCATCTTATGCAAGAATTAGAAGTTATGAGggaatgaaaaaaatcaatatatcattatcatttcGGACTTATGAAGAACGTGGGTTATTAGCTCAccacaaatttttaataaatggatATGTCAAG TTATACTTGGAAAATGAACACATCAAAGTAGAGTTGATGACCAAAGACAACACGCGTGTAATTTTAGACAACTATGAAGAAAGTTTTAATGATGGCAAATGGCATAGTGTGATTTTGATTCTTAAAGAAAATTTTTTGGAGCTTAATGTAGATAATAGACCTATGCAGACAATTAGAAAATTAGATTTCTTAACTgggcaaaataattttattgccg gaGGTATTTATGGTACAATTGGATTTATTGGGTGTATGCGTTTAATAACAATTGATGGAAATTATATGTTACCAACTGATTGGAAACTAGGA gaaagTTATTGTTGTGATAAAGAAGTATTATTTGATGCTTGCCAAATGAGTGATCGGTGTAATCCAAGTCCATGTAAACATTCTGGAACGTGTAAACAAAATTCTGATGAATTTTTCTGTGATTGTGGAAATACAGGATATAGTGGTGCTGTATGTCAAACAC CATTGAATCCATTGTCATGCCTTGCTTTTAAGAATGTTAATCCAGTGGGACAAAATTCTGATATAAAAATAGATGTAGATGGAAGTGGTCCATTAAAGCCGTTTCCAGTTACATgtcaatattatg CTGATGGACGAATAGTTACAACAATTAGGCATCAAAGTGAAAGTGGTTCCACTGTTGATGGTTTTCAAGAACCTGGAAGTTTTAAACAAGAATTCAATTATGATGCAGATTTATTTCAAATTGAGGCACTTATTAATAGATCACATTCGTGTTGGCAGCCATTAAGTTATACTTGTAAACAATCTAGATTATTTAATTCTCCag CAAATGGATTGGATTTTCGACCATTCGGATGGTGGGTATCTAGACATAATCAAAAAATGGATTATTGGGGTGGTTCAATTCCAGGTTCATACAAATGTCAATGTGGTATAATTGGTAATTGTAAAGATCCTACTAAATGGTGCAATTGTGAttcag GTCTTGATAGTTGGCAATCAGACAGTGGTGATATAAGAGAGAAAGAGCATCTGCCAATAAAACAAGTTAGATTTGGAGACACAGGTACCCCGTTAGATGATAAAGAAGGGAGATTTAAAGTTGGACCATTAATGTGTGAAGGAGAtg agctttttaataatgttgttaCATTCCGCAAACTTGACTCACAGATTCGTTTACCAACATTTGACTTTGGACAAAATGGTGacatttattttgagtttaaaacAACTATTGAAAATGCCATTATTTTTGAAAGTCATGGACCTaaagattatataaaattatcacttataa GTGGTCACTCTTTACAATTCAGTTACCAAGCTGGCAGTGGACCTTTAAACGTTCGTGTGGAAACTTCTGACAAACTTAATGATGATAGATGGCATTCAGTTGTTTTAGAAAGAAATAG AAAAGAAAGTAGAATTATTGTAAATGGCGCCATAAAACAGTCAGTAAGAGAACCTCCTGGTCCTGTGCGTGCAATACACTTAACGTCTGAATTAGTCATTG GAGCATCATCTGATGAACAAAATGGTTTTATTGGTTGCTTGAGAGCATTCATGTTAAATGGACAACTCGTAGACTTAAAATCATATGCTGAAAAGGGGTTGTATGGTATTTCTCCTGGATGTATTGGTAAATGTGATAGTAGTCCGTGTCTTAATAATGGAacatgttttgaaaaatatgatgGTTACACTTGTGACTGTCGATGGACTGCATTTAAAGGACCAATTTGTGCGGATG AAATCGGTGTAAGTCTTAAGGCAAATTCAATGATAAGGTATGATTTTGAAGGAATATGGAGATCAACAATATCTGAAAACATTAGAGTAGGTTTTACAACTACTAATCCAAAAGGGTTCCTACTTGgacttttttcaaatatttcaaaagaaTATATGACAATTATGGTTTCTAATAGCG GTCATTTACGGGTTGTATTTGATTTTGGATTTGAACGTCAAGAATTAATATTTCCAGATCAGCATTTTGGTCTTGGACAATACCATGATCTTAGAATTAGAAGAAAAAATTCTGGCTCCACTCTAATCATGGAG GTTGATGGATCAGATCCTAAAGAATTTCATTTTGACATCAAAGAATCAACTGATGcacaatttaacaatattcaaTACATGTACATTGGCCGTAATACATCTATGACTGAGGGTTTTGTTGGTTGTGTTTCACGTGTAGAGTTTGATGATATTTATCctctaaaattgttattccaGCAAGATGGACCTCCAAATGTCAGTGGAATGAATA cAACGATAAAAGAAGATTTTTGTGGTGTTGAACCAGTCACACATCCTCCACCTTTAATCGAGACTAGACCTCCTCCTATATTAGATGAAAATAAAGTAAAGGCTGCATACAATGAGACAAACTCTGCTTTAATTGGTG gaatattttcaataattttgatagTTATTTTGATACTTGCATTTTTGGTTGGTCGATATGTGGCTCGTCATAAAGGTGATTATATTACACAAGAAGATCGAGGTGCTGATATAGCATTAGATCCTGATGATGCTGTCATACATTCAACCACTGGACACCAAGTACAGAAGAAACGAGaatggtttatttaa
- the LOC132946266 gene encoding neurexin-4 isoform X1 produces the protein MSEVLHFIIIAIAVGLCSNVKTDSDCGEPLLEKAALRATSSLPDRGPENAVLNGRNAWTAYSSDFAQYLIIDLGQTMTVTSILTQGRAESSEYVETFGISYGSNGLDYAEYKESSGNTKLFRGNINGDDSARNIFEVPIIAQWIRINPTRWRDRISLRLELYGCPYSSDSLYFNGTSLVRWNLRDSPVSAHRESIRFRFKTNVADGVLLYGIGSQGDYLALQLKDNRLLLNINLGSQFMTSLSVGSLLDDNIWHEVIIMRNRLDVVFSVDRVTIQGRIKGEFERLDLNREIYIGGVPHSNEGLLINTNFTGCIENLYMNSTNMIYLVKESYNSGDSWLMQKYQKINTLYTCLESPIVPVTFLSRSSYARIRSYEGMKKINISLSFRTYEERGLLAHHKFLINGYVKLYLENEHIKVELMTKDNTRVILDNYEESFNDGKWHSVILILKENFLELNVDNRPMQTIRKLDFLTGQNNFIAGGIYGTIGFIGCMRLITIDGNYMLPTDWKLGESYCCDKEVLFDACQMSDRCNPSPCKHSGTCKQNSDEFFCDCGNTGYSGAVCQTPLNPLSCLAFKNVNPVGQNSDIKIDVDGSGPLKPFPVTCQYYADGRIVTTIRHQSESGSTVDGFQEPGSFKQEFNYDADLFQIEALINRSHSCWQPLSYTCKQSRLFNSPANGLDFRPFGWWVSRHNQKMDYWGGSIPGSYKCQCGIIGNCKDPTKWCNCDSGLDSWQSDSGDIREKEHLPIKQVRFGDTGTPLDDKEGRFKVGPLMCEGDELFNNVVTFRKLDSQIRLPTFDFGQNGDIYFEFKTTIENAIIFESHGPKDYIKLSLISGHSLQFSYQAGSGPLNVRVETSDKLNDDRWHSVVLERNRKESRIIVNGAIKQSVREPPGPVRAIHLTSELVIGASSDEQNGFIGCLRAFMLNGQLVDLKSYAEKGLYGISPGCIGKCDSSPCLNNGTCFEKYDGYTCDCRWTAFKGPICADEIGVSLKANSMIRYDFEGIWRSTISENIRVGFTTTNPKGFLLGLFSNISKEYMTIMVSNSGHLRVVFDFGFERQELIFPDQHFGLGQYHDLRIRRKNSGSTLIMEVDGSDPKEFHFDIKESTDAQFNNIQYMYIGRNTSMTEGFVGCVSRVEFDDIYPLKLLFQQDGPPNVSGMNTTIKEDFCGVEPVTHPPPLIETRPPPILDENKVKAAYNETNSALIGGIFSIILIVILILAFLVGRYVARHKGDYITQEDRGADIALDPDDAVIHSTTGHQVQKKREWFI, from the exons GACGTAATGCATGGACAGCATACAGCTCTGATTTTGCTCAGTATCTCATAATCGACCTAGGCCAAACCATGACTGTAACATCCATATTGACCCAAGGTAGAGCAGAATCTTCAGAATATGTAGAAACCTTTGGTATTAGTTATGGTTCAAATGGCCTAGACTATGCTGAATACAAAGAATCATCTGGGAATActaag ttATTTAGAGGTAATATCAATGGAGATGATTCTGccagaaatatatttgaagTTCCTATCATAGCACAATGGATTAGAATTAATCCTACTAGATGGAGAGACAGAATTTCATTGAGATTGGAACTTTATGGATGCCCATATT CATCGGATAGCCTTTATTTCAACGGAACTTCATTGGTACGTTGGAACTTGAGAGATTCTCCTGTTTCTGCCCATAGAGAATCAATTAGATTtagatttaaaacaaatgtgGCTGACGGAGTTTTATTATACGGAATTGGATCACAAGGAGATTATTTAGCTTTACAGCTCAAAGATAATCGgctactattaaatataaatttag gatctCAATTTATGACTAGTCTGTCGGTTGGTAGTTTACTAGATGATAACATTTGGCATGAAGTCATAATAATGAGAAATAGACTTGATGTTGTGTTTTCTGTTGATCGTGTTACAATTCAAGGTCGAATCAAAGGAGAATTTGAAAGACTAGATCTTAATCGTGAA atatatataggCGGTGTTCCACATTCAAATGAAGGTCTGTTAATCAATACAAATTTTACTGGATGTATTGAAAACTTATATATGAATTCAacgaatatgatatatttagtTAAAGAGTCGTACAACTCTGGAGACTCTTGGTTAATGCAAAAATATCAAaagataaatacattatatacttgtttg gaatCTCCTATTGTTCCCGttacatttttatcaagatCATCTTATGCAAGAATTAGAAGTTATGAGggaatgaaaaaaatcaatatatcattatcatttcGGACTTATGAAGAACGTGGGTTATTAGCTCAccacaaatttttaataaatggatATGTCAAG TTATACTTGGAAAATGAACACATCAAAGTAGAGTTGATGACCAAAGACAACACGCGTGTAATTTTAGACAACTATGAAGAAAGTTTTAATGATGGCAAATGGCATAGTGTGATTTTGATTCTTAAAGAAAATTTTTTGGAGCTTAATGTAGATAATAGACCTATGCAGACAATTAGAAAATTAGATTTCTTAACTgggcaaaataattttattgccg gaGGTATTTATGGTACAATTGGATTTATTGGGTGTATGCGTTTAATAACAATTGATGGAAATTATATGTTACCAACTGATTGGAAACTAGGA gaaagTTATTGTTGTGATAAAGAAGTATTATTTGATGCTTGCCAAATGAGTGATCGGTGTAATCCAAGTCCATGTAAACATTCTGGAACGTGTAAACAAAATTCTGATGAATTTTTCTGTGATTGTGGAAATACAGGATATAGTGGTGCTGTATGTCAAACAC CATTGAATCCATTGTCATGCCTTGCTTTTAAGAATGTTAATCCAGTGGGACAAAATTCTGATATAAAAATAGATGTAGATGGAAGTGGTCCATTAAAGCCGTTTCCAGTTACATgtcaatattatg CTGATGGACGAATAGTTACAACAATTAGGCATCAAAGTGAAAGTGGTTCCACTGTTGATGGTTTTCAAGAACCTGGAAGTTTTAAACAAGAATTCAATTATGATGCAGATTTATTTCAAATTGAGGCACTTATTAATAGATCACATTCGTGTTGGCAGCCATTAAGTTATACTTGTAAACAATCTAGATTATTTAATTCTCCag CAAATGGATTGGATTTTCGACCATTCGGATGGTGGGTATCTAGACATAATCAAAAAATGGATTATTGGGGTGGTTCAATTCCAGGTTCATACAAATGTCAATGTGGTATAATTGGTAATTGTAAAGATCCTACTAAATGGTGCAATTGTGAttcag GTCTTGATAGTTGGCAATCAGACAGTGGTGATATAAGAGAGAAAGAGCATCTGCCAATAAAACAAGTTAGATTTGGAGACACAGGTACCCCGTTAGATGATAAAGAAGGGAGATTTAAAGTTGGACCATTAATGTGTGAAGGAGAtg agctttttaataatgttgttaCATTCCGCAAACTTGACTCACAGATTCGTTTACCAACATTTGACTTTGGACAAAATGGTGacatttattttgagtttaaaacAACTATTGAAAATGCCATTATTTTTGAAAGTCATGGACCTaaagattatataaaattatcacttataa GTGGTCACTCTTTACAATTCAGTTACCAAGCTGGCAGTGGACCTTTAAACGTTCGTGTGGAAACTTCTGACAAACTTAATGATGATAGATGGCATTCAGTTGTTTTAGAAAGAAATAG AAAAGAAAGTAGAATTATTGTAAATGGCGCCATAAAACAGTCAGTAAGAGAACCTCCTGGTCCTGTGCGTGCAATACACTTAACGTCTGAATTAGTCATTG GAGCATCATCTGATGAACAAAATGGTTTTATTGGTTGCTTGAGAGCATTCATGTTAAATGGACAACTCGTAGACTTAAAATCATATGCTGAAAAGGGGTTGTATGGTATTTCTCCTGGATGTATTGGTAAATGTGATAGTAGTCCGTGTCTTAATAATGGAacatgttttgaaaaatatgatgGTTACACTTGTGACTGTCGATGGACTGCATTTAAAGGACCAATTTGTGCGGATG AAATCGGTGTAAGTCTTAAGGCAAATTCAATGATAAGGTATGATTTTGAAGGAATATGGAGATCAACAATATCTGAAAACATTAGAGTAGGTTTTACAACTACTAATCCAAAAGGGTTCCTACTTGgacttttttcaaatatttcaaaagaaTATATGACAATTATGGTTTCTAATAGCG GTCATTTACGGGTTGTATTTGATTTTGGATTTGAACGTCAAGAATTAATATTTCCAGATCAGCATTTTGGTCTTGGACAATACCATGATCTTAGAATTAGAAGAAAAAATTCTGGCTCCACTCTAATCATGGAG GTTGATGGATCAGATCCTAAAGAATTTCATTTTGACATCAAAGAATCAACTGATGcacaatttaacaatattcaaTACATGTACATTGGCCGTAATACATCTATGACTGAGGGTTTTGTTGGTTGTGTTTCACGTGTAGAGTTTGATGATATTTATCctctaaaattgttattccaGCAAGATGGACCTCCAAATGTCAGTGGAATGAATA cAACGATAAAAGAAGATTTTTGTGGTGTTGAACCAGTCACACATCCTCCACCTTTAATCGAGACTAGACCTCCTCCTATATTAGATGAAAATAAAGTAAAGGCTGCATACAATGAGACAAACTCTGCTTTAATTGGTG gaatattttcaataattttgatagTTATTTTGATACTTGCATTTTTGGTTGGTCGATATGTGGCTCGTCATAAAGGTGATTATATTACACAAGAAGATCGAGGTGCTGATATAGCATTAGATCCTGATGATGCTGTCATACATTCAACCACTGGACACCAAGTACAGAAGAAACGAGaatggtttatttaa
- the LOC132946266 gene encoding neurexin-4 isoform X2 produces MSEVLHFIIIAIAVGLCSNVKTDSDCGEPLLEKAALRATSSLPDRGPENAVLNGYMAWTSAYDSLDQYFIVEFLTRVKICSISTQGRSSTLEFIEEYCIQYSDNGKGWKNIEDSHGNIELFRGNINGDDSARNIFEVPIIAQWIRINPTRWRDRISLRLELYGCPYSSDSLYFNGTSLVRWNLRDSPVSAHRESIRFRFKTNVADGVLLYGIGSQGDYLALQLKDNRLLLNINLGSQFMTSLSVGSLLDDNIWHEVIIMRNRLDVVFSVDRVTIQGRIKGEFERLDLNREIYIGGVPHSNEGLLINTNFTGCIENLYMNSTNMIYLVKESYNSGDSWLMQKYQKINTLYTCLESPIVPVTFLSRSSYARIRSYEGMKKINISLSFRTYEERGLLAHHKFLINGYVKLYLENEHIKVELMTKDNTRVILDNYEESFNDGKWHSVILILKENFLELNVDNRPMQTIRKLDFLTGQNNFIAGGIYGTIGFIGCMRLITIDGNYMLPTDWKLGESYCCDKEVLFDACQMSDRCNPSPCKHSGTCKQNSDEFFCDCGNTGYSGAVCQTPLNPLSCLAFKNVNPVGQNSDIKIDVDGSGPLKPFPVTCQYYADGRIVTTIRHQSESGSTVDGFQEPGSFKQEFNYDADLFQIEALINRSHSCWQPLSYTCKQSRLFNSPANGLDFRPFGWWVSRHNQKMDYWGGSIPGSYKCQCGIIGNCKDPTKWCNCDSGLDSWQSDSGDIREKEHLPIKQVRFGDTGTPLDDKEGRFKVGPLMCEGDELFNNVVTFRKLDSQIRLPTFDFGQNGDIYFEFKTTIENAIIFESHGPKDYIKLSLISGHSLQFSYQAGSGPLNVRVETSDKLNDDRWHSVVLERNRKESRIIVNGAIKQSVREPPGPVRAIHLTSELVIGASSDEQNGFIGCLRAFMLNGQLVDLKSYAEKGLYGISPGCIGKCDSSPCLNNGTCFEKYDGYTCDCRWTAFKGPICADEIGVSLKANSMIRYDFEGIWRSTISENIRVGFTTTNPKGFLLGLFSNISKEYMTIMVSNSGHLRVVFDFGFERQELIFPDQHFGLGQYHDLRIRRKNSGSTLIMEVDGSDPKEFHFDIKESTDAQFNNIQYMYIGRNTSMTEGFVGCVSRVEFDDIYPLKLLFQQDGPPNVSGMNTTIKEDFCGVEPVTHPPPLIETRPPPILDENKVKAAYNETNSALIGGIFSIILIVILILAFLVGRYVARHKGDYITQEDRGADIALDPDDAVIHSTTGHQVQKKREWFI; encoded by the exons GATACATGGCATGGACTTCTGCATATGATTCTCTTGATCAATACTTCATTGTTGAATTCTTGACTAGAGTGAAAATATGCTCTATTTCTACTCAAGGCCGGTCTTCCACTTTAGAATTTATCGAggaatattgtatacaatactcTGATAATGGGAAGGGTTGGAAAAATATTGAAGATTCTCATGGCAATATTGAG ttATTTAGAGGTAATATCAATGGAGATGATTCTGccagaaatatatttgaagTTCCTATCATAGCACAATGGATTAGAATTAATCCTACTAGATGGAGAGACAGAATTTCATTGAGATTGGAACTTTATGGATGCCCATATT CATCGGATAGCCTTTATTTCAACGGAACTTCATTGGTACGTTGGAACTTGAGAGATTCTCCTGTTTCTGCCCATAGAGAATCAATTAGATTtagatttaaaacaaatgtgGCTGACGGAGTTTTATTATACGGAATTGGATCACAAGGAGATTATTTAGCTTTACAGCTCAAAGATAATCGgctactattaaatataaatttag gatctCAATTTATGACTAGTCTGTCGGTTGGTAGTTTACTAGATGATAACATTTGGCATGAAGTCATAATAATGAGAAATAGACTTGATGTTGTGTTTTCTGTTGATCGTGTTACAATTCAAGGTCGAATCAAAGGAGAATTTGAAAGACTAGATCTTAATCGTGAA atatatataggCGGTGTTCCACATTCAAATGAAGGTCTGTTAATCAATACAAATTTTACTGGATGTATTGAAAACTTATATATGAATTCAacgaatatgatatatttagtTAAAGAGTCGTACAACTCTGGAGACTCTTGGTTAATGCAAAAATATCAAaagataaatacattatatacttgtttg gaatCTCCTATTGTTCCCGttacatttttatcaagatCATCTTATGCAAGAATTAGAAGTTATGAGggaatgaaaaaaatcaatatatcattatcatttcGGACTTATGAAGAACGTGGGTTATTAGCTCAccacaaatttttaataaatggatATGTCAAG TTATACTTGGAAAATGAACACATCAAAGTAGAGTTGATGACCAAAGACAACACGCGTGTAATTTTAGACAACTATGAAGAAAGTTTTAATGATGGCAAATGGCATAGTGTGATTTTGATTCTTAAAGAAAATTTTTTGGAGCTTAATGTAGATAATAGACCTATGCAGACAATTAGAAAATTAGATTTCTTAACTgggcaaaataattttattgccg gaGGTATTTATGGTACAATTGGATTTATTGGGTGTATGCGTTTAATAACAATTGATGGAAATTATATGTTACCAACTGATTGGAAACTAGGA gaaagTTATTGTTGTGATAAAGAAGTATTATTTGATGCTTGCCAAATGAGTGATCGGTGTAATCCAAGTCCATGTAAACATTCTGGAACGTGTAAACAAAATTCTGATGAATTTTTCTGTGATTGTGGAAATACAGGATATAGTGGTGCTGTATGTCAAACAC CATTGAATCCATTGTCATGCCTTGCTTTTAAGAATGTTAATCCAGTGGGACAAAATTCTGATATAAAAATAGATGTAGATGGAAGTGGTCCATTAAAGCCGTTTCCAGTTACATgtcaatattatg CTGATGGACGAATAGTTACAACAATTAGGCATCAAAGTGAAAGTGGTTCCACTGTTGATGGTTTTCAAGAACCTGGAAGTTTTAAACAAGAATTCAATTATGATGCAGATTTATTTCAAATTGAGGCACTTATTAATAGATCACATTCGTGTTGGCAGCCATTAAGTTATACTTGTAAACAATCTAGATTATTTAATTCTCCag CAAATGGATTGGATTTTCGACCATTCGGATGGTGGGTATCTAGACATAATCAAAAAATGGATTATTGGGGTGGTTCAATTCCAGGTTCATACAAATGTCAATGTGGTATAATTGGTAATTGTAAAGATCCTACTAAATGGTGCAATTGTGAttcag GTCTTGATAGTTGGCAATCAGACAGTGGTGATATAAGAGAGAAAGAGCATCTGCCAATAAAACAAGTTAGATTTGGAGACACAGGTACCCCGTTAGATGATAAAGAAGGGAGATTTAAAGTTGGACCATTAATGTGTGAAGGAGAtg agctttttaataatgttgttaCATTCCGCAAACTTGACTCACAGATTCGTTTACCAACATTTGACTTTGGACAAAATGGTGacatttattttgagtttaaaacAACTATTGAAAATGCCATTATTTTTGAAAGTCATGGACCTaaagattatataaaattatcacttataa GTGGTCACTCTTTACAATTCAGTTACCAAGCTGGCAGTGGACCTTTAAACGTTCGTGTGGAAACTTCTGACAAACTTAATGATGATAGATGGCATTCAGTTGTTTTAGAAAGAAATAG AAAAGAAAGTAGAATTATTGTAAATGGCGCCATAAAACAGTCAGTAAGAGAACCTCCTGGTCCTGTGCGTGCAATACACTTAACGTCTGAATTAGTCATTG GAGCATCATCTGATGAACAAAATGGTTTTATTGGTTGCTTGAGAGCATTCATGTTAAATGGACAACTCGTAGACTTAAAATCATATGCTGAAAAGGGGTTGTATGGTATTTCTCCTGGATGTATTGGTAAATGTGATAGTAGTCCGTGTCTTAATAATGGAacatgttttgaaaaatatgatgGTTACACTTGTGACTGTCGATGGACTGCATTTAAAGGACCAATTTGTGCGGATG AAATCGGTGTAAGTCTTAAGGCAAATTCAATGATAAGGTATGATTTTGAAGGAATATGGAGATCAACAATATCTGAAAACATTAGAGTAGGTTTTACAACTACTAATCCAAAAGGGTTCCTACTTGgacttttttcaaatatttcaaaagaaTATATGACAATTATGGTTTCTAATAGCG GTCATTTACGGGTTGTATTTGATTTTGGATTTGAACGTCAAGAATTAATATTTCCAGATCAGCATTTTGGTCTTGGACAATACCATGATCTTAGAATTAGAAGAAAAAATTCTGGCTCCACTCTAATCATGGAG GTTGATGGATCAGATCCTAAAGAATTTCATTTTGACATCAAAGAATCAACTGATGcacaatttaacaatattcaaTACATGTACATTGGCCGTAATACATCTATGACTGAGGGTTTTGTTGGTTGTGTTTCACGTGTAGAGTTTGATGATATTTATCctctaaaattgttattccaGCAAGATGGACCTCCAAATGTCAGTGGAATGAATA cAACGATAAAAGAAGATTTTTGTGGTGTTGAACCAGTCACACATCCTCCACCTTTAATCGAGACTAGACCTCCTCCTATATTAGATGAAAATAAAGTAAAGGCTGCATACAATGAGACAAACTCTGCTTTAATTGGTG gaatattttcaataattttgatagTTATTTTGATACTTGCATTTTTGGTTGGTCGATATGTGGCTCGTCATAAAGGTGATTATATTACACAAGAAGATCGAGGTGCTGATATAGCATTAGATCCTGATGATGCTGTCATACATTCAACCACTGGACACCAAGTACAGAAGAAACGAGaatggtttatttaa